The following proteins are co-located in the bacterium genome:
- a CDS encoding enoyl-CoA hydratase: protein MSDSPPQVIELSREDGVATLTFHRPESLNSLTPELFGELAERFEEVAANAEDRVMVLTGSGKAFCAGADLRGSPGSADKLRQSRVGLTQWLRTTVYAALALNRISKPTIAAVNGIAAGGGCNLALGCDIVFAGESASFSEIFVKRGLGIDYGGTWLLPRLIGLQRAKDLAFRGDVIDAKTALEYGLVLEVVPDRDLQSRVSEYARELAKRPPVALSAIKSSLNRATSCDFETALEIEISHQAHCMGTKDFREAVAAFFQKREGRYVGE, encoded by the coding sequence GTGAGCGATTCGCCCCCCCAGGTCATCGAACTGTCCAGAGAAGACGGTGTCGCGACCCTGACCTTCCACCGGCCCGAGAGCCTCAACTCGTTGACCCCTGAGCTTTTTGGAGAACTGGCCGAACGCTTCGAAGAAGTGGCGGCGAACGCGGAAGACCGCGTCATGGTTCTGACGGGCTCGGGCAAGGCGTTCTGTGCTGGGGCAGATCTGCGCGGCTCCCCCGGTTCCGCCGACAAACTGCGCCAGAGCCGTGTCGGCCTGACTCAATGGCTGCGCACCACGGTGTACGCCGCCCTCGCCCTGAACCGGATCTCCAAACCAACGATCGCCGCCGTCAACGGAATAGCCGCGGGCGGCGGTTGCAATCTCGCGCTCGGTTGCGACATCGTTTTTGCGGGGGAATCGGCGTCGTTCAGCGAGATCTTCGTCAAGCGCGGACTGGGGATCGACTACGGCGGTACGTGGTTGCTTCCGCGTCTGATCGGCCTGCAGCGCGCCAAGGACCTGGCTTTCCGGGGTGACGTAATCGACGCAAAGACCGCCCTCGAGTACGGACTGGTGCTCGAAGTCGTGCCCGATCGGGATTTGCAATCGCGTGTGAGCGAATACGCACGCGAACTCGCAAAACGGCCACCCGTAGCTTTGTCGGCAATCAAGTCCAGTTTGAACCGAGCCACGTCCTGCGACTTCGAGACCGCACTCGAAATCGAGATTAGCCATCAGGCGCATTGCATGGGAACAAAGGACTTCCGCGAAGCGGTCGCAGCCTTCTTCCAGAAACGCGAAGGTCGCTACGTAGGCGAATGA
- a CDS encoding acyl-CoA dehydrogenase family protein — protein sequence MNFDIPEDLVKFLAELDDFIEREIQPLEQSNDNMRFFDHRRENARTDWERDGQPNEEWEELLREARNLADAAGHYRYPYPREFGGQDGTNLGMAVIREHLATRGLGLHNDLQNEHSIVGNNVALLLMLHHGSEAQKADWIGPLLEGKRSFAFGITESAHGSDATHMETAAVRDGSGWRINGEKSWNTGIHKAPYDLIFARTGGKAGDANGITAFLVPTDAEGFKVEEMLWSFNMPTDHGRVSLKDVWVPDEAVFGGEGKGLGVVQHFFNENRIRQAASSLGAAQFCINKSIEYAKERAPFGKPLATNQAIQFPLVELQTQGEMVRALIHKTAWQMDTYGAFSVSDKVSMCNYWANRLCCEAADRAMQVHGGLGYSRHKPFEHIYRHHRRYRITEGAEEIQMRRVAGYMFGFMKQRAPKGVSES from the coding sequence GTGAATTTCGACATCCCTGAAGACCTGGTCAAATTTCTCGCGGAACTCGACGACTTCATCGAGCGCGAGATCCAACCGCTCGAGCAGTCGAATGACAATATGCGATTCTTCGATCATCGTCGTGAGAATGCGCGCACCGACTGGGAGCGCGACGGTCAGCCAAACGAAGAGTGGGAAGAACTCCTGCGCGAAGCTCGAAACCTTGCGGACGCCGCGGGCCATTATCGCTACCCGTACCCGCGCGAGTTCGGAGGCCAGGACGGTACGAATCTGGGCATGGCGGTCATTCGCGAGCATCTGGCGACCCGGGGCCTCGGTCTGCACAACGATCTGCAGAATGAACACTCGATCGTCGGCAATAACGTGGCTCTGCTTCTGATGCTTCACCACGGAAGTGAAGCCCAGAAGGCCGACTGGATTGGACCCCTGCTTGAGGGCAAGCGCAGCTTTGCGTTTGGCATCACGGAATCGGCGCATGGCTCTGACGCGACCCATATGGAGACCGCTGCTGTGCGCGACGGCAGTGGCTGGCGCATCAATGGGGAGAAGAGCTGGAACACCGGCATCCACAAGGCACCCTACGATCTGATCTTTGCGCGCACTGGCGGCAAGGCGGGCGATGCAAACGGCATTACGGCCTTTCTGGTGCCGACCGATGCCGAGGGCTTCAAGGTCGAAGAGATGCTCTGGAGCTTCAATATGCCCACGGATCACGGTCGAGTCTCGCTAAAGGACGTCTGGGTTCCCGATGAGGCTGTCTTTGGTGGGGAGGGCAAAGGTCTGGGTGTCGTTCAGCACTTCTTCAACGAGAATCGCATTCGTCAGGCGGCGTCGAGTCTCGGCGCAGCACAGTTTTGCATCAACAAATCGATCGAGTATGCCAAGGAACGAGCGCCTTTCGGAAAACCGCTCGCAACCAATCAAGCCATTCAGTTTCCGCTCGTCGAACTACAGACACAGGGCGAAATGGTGCGCGCGTTGATTCACAAGACCGCCTGGCAGATGGACACCTACGGCGCCTTCTCCGTTTCCGACAAGGTTTCGATGTGCAACTACTGGGCGAATCGCCTGTGCTGTGAGGCGGCGGATCGGGCCATGCAGGTGCACGGTGGACTCGGATATTCGCGTCACAAGCCTTTCGAGCATATCTATCGACATCACCGGCGCTATCGGATCACAGAGGGCGCCGAGGAGATCCAGATGCGACGGGTGGCTGGCTATATGTTCGGATTCATGAAGCAGCGCGCACCCAAGGGAGTGAGCGAGAGCTGA